A window from Elusimicrobiota bacterium encodes these proteins:
- a CDS encoding FtsX-like permease family protein, whose translation MVNALAVLRLAWRNLLRNRRRSALAASSIAFGIMALVFGQSLLGSFQRQMVDKSTGVLSGHLQVQAAKASDRKVPEVLLADPARYVRLLADDPLVEAAGPRLLMTGLLHSASASRAALVVGVEPEKEKRLSIMPGYLREGRYLEGPRDVVIGERLATALDLRIGERVVLMAQGPDGVMNSELFRLSGVHRSGSEAFDGQTAYVRLDSAQRLRGVPGLVSHAAARLADSDRLPEALSRLRARLGPEAVAVTWEEVGSEVAGIRRFQNALWAVIHLVILLVVWLGILNAVSMSFFERIREFGILRALGAKPRFLVALLVAESALLGLLGSLLGLLLGRALVGWFGARGLSLPIGDAMAYFMPFDDRILLRPFWGPHLRSAAAAVLVCVLASAAPSLRAARLRVTEALRHI comes from the coding sequence ATGGTGAACGCTCTCGCCGTGCTCCGGCTCGCCTGGCGCAACCTCCTGCGCAACCGCCGGCGCAGCGCGCTCGCGGCGTCCTCCATCGCCTTCGGCATCATGGCGCTCGTCTTCGGGCAGAGCCTGCTCGGCTCCTTCCAGCGCCAGATGGTGGACAAGTCCACCGGGGTCCTCAGCGGGCATCTCCAGGTCCAGGCGGCGAAGGCCTCCGACCGGAAGGTCCCCGAGGTCCTGCTCGCGGACCCCGCCCGGTACGTGCGGCTGCTGGCCGACGACCCGCTCGTCGAGGCGGCCGGGCCGCGGCTCCTGATGACCGGCCTTCTTCATTCGGCCTCCGCCTCGCGCGCCGCGCTCGTCGTCGGCGTCGAGCCGGAGAAGGAGAAGCGCCTCTCCATCATGCCCGGCTACCTCCGGGAGGGCCGCTACCTCGAGGGGCCCCGGGACGTCGTCATCGGCGAGCGCCTCGCGACCGCCCTCGACCTGCGCATCGGCGAGCGCGTCGTCCTCATGGCGCAGGGGCCCGACGGGGTGATGAACTCCGAGCTCTTCCGGCTCTCGGGCGTGCACCGCAGCGGCAGCGAGGCCTTCGACGGGCAGACCGCCTACGTGCGGCTCGACTCGGCTCAGCGCCTGCGCGGCGTCCCGGGTCTGGTCAGCCACGCGGCGGCGCGCCTCGCCGATTCCGACCGTCTGCCCGAGGCGCTCTCCCGCCTGCGCGCGCGCCTCGGCCCCGAGGCCGTCGCGGTGACCTGGGAGGAGGTGGGCTCCGAGGTCGCCGGGATCCGGCGCTTCCAGAACGCGCTCTGGGCGGTCATCCACCTCGTCATCCTGCTCGTCGTCTGGTTGGGGATCCTCAACGCGGTCTCGATGTCGTTCTTCGAGCGCATCCGCGAGTTCGGGATCCTCCGCGCGCTCGGGGCGAAGCCGCGCTTCCTCGTCGCCCTCCTCGTCGCGGAGTCGGCGCTGCTCGGGCTGCTCGGCTCGCTGCTGGGACTGCTCCTCGGGCGGGCGCTCGTCGGCTGGTTCGGCGCGCGCGGCCTCTCGCTGCCCATCGGCGACGCGATGGCCTACTTCATGCCCTTCGACGACCGCATCCTCCTGCGTCCCTTCTGGGGTCCTCATCTGCGCTCGGCGGCCGCGGCGGTCCTCGTCTGCGTCCTCGCCTCCGCGGCGCCGTCTCTGCGCGCGGCGCGCCTGCGCGTGACCGAAGCGCTGCGGCACATCTAA
- a CDS encoding outer membrane lipoprotein-sorting protein, which produces MGEGAIALLGSFFFIASAAAQTPSTASVAAVSTAAFSAHELVDRSNKVLRGDSSHARLLMTIRTPEWTRELDLEAWNRERTHAFIVIHAPPKEKGTTTLRRKGEMWMWMARVERLMKVPPAMMHSSWQGSDFTYEDIVKADSVVRDYTHRVLARTPGEEYATVLIESLPKPDAPVVWGKVLLRIGVYPDGWVIPLAEDDYSERGELVRSITLSEVKDMGGRRVPTRLECVPKRSPGRSTVLHYREITFDVALPDSFFSLSRLQR; this is translated from the coding sequence TTGGGTGAGGGGGCGATCGCGCTTCTAGGGTCGTTCTTCTTCATCGCTTCCGCCGCCGCCCAGACCCCGTCCACGGCCTCCGTCGCGGCCGTTTCGACCGCCGCCTTCTCGGCGCACGAGCTGGTGGACCGCTCGAACAAGGTCCTGCGCGGGGACTCCAGCCACGCGCGCCTCCTCATGACGATCCGCACGCCGGAATGGACGCGCGAGCTCGACCTCGAGGCCTGGAACCGCGAGCGCACCCACGCCTTCATCGTCATCCACGCCCCGCCCAAGGAGAAGGGGACCACGACCCTGCGACGCAAGGGGGAGATGTGGATGTGGATGGCGCGCGTCGAGCGGCTCATGAAGGTCCCGCCCGCGATGATGCACTCCTCCTGGCAGGGCTCGGATTTCACCTACGAGGACATCGTGAAGGCCGACTCGGTGGTGCGCGACTATACGCACCGCGTCCTCGCCCGGACGCCGGGCGAGGAGTACGCGACCGTCCTCATCGAGTCGCTCCCCAAGCCCGATGCCCCGGTGGTCTGGGGGAAGGTCCTGCTCCGCATCGGCGTGTACCCGGACGGCTGGGTCATCCCGCTCGCGGAGGACGACTACAGCGAACGCGGGGAGCTCGTGCGCTCCATCACCCTCTCCGAGGTGAAGGACATGGGCGGGCGGCGCGTGCCGACGCGCCTCGAGTGCGTCCCGAAGCGCTCCCCGGGCCGCAGCACGGTCCTCCATTACCGCGAGATCACATTCGACGTCGCCCTGCCGGACTCCTTCTTCTCCCTGAGCCGGCTCCAGAGATGA
- a CDS encoding FtsX-like permease family protein, giving the protein MIALAWRNVLRNRRRTALTAVSVGFGLAAVLFGQSVIEAVQVQLVEKSTGVFTGHIQIQAAGNRNLKFPDKLFSGAAQVEARLASFPEVAAWGGRLHMTGMVSAPKDSAGVLICGVEPGREAKVTAMSTYLSEGAYLPRADSVYLGERLARQLGLKAGGEVVLLAAAVDGSMGAERFRLDGIFRSGSATFDGQIVYVPLASLQRMLAAEGRINNLVVRLKDPELAGEVRGRLGPRLAGLPVKALSWEEIDHEIVGIRRYQDALLAVVLAVVFGIVALGVVDTMMMSMFERVREFGLLMALGARPGFVVRLILAESFLLCLLGAALGLAGGAALILHYGRSGLELPIKDAIGYFIPFDPVLRLRFSWGKHLAALAGVLLTGAVGGLVPALKASRMRPTESLRHL; this is encoded by the coding sequence ATGATCGCGCTCGCCTGGCGCAACGTCCTGCGCAACCGCCGGCGCACGGCGCTGACCGCCGTCTCCGTCGGCTTCGGCCTCGCCGCGGTGCTCTTCGGCCAGAGCGTCATCGAGGCCGTGCAGGTCCAGCTCGTCGAGAAGTCGACCGGCGTCTTCACCGGGCACATCCAGATCCAGGCCGCCGGCAACCGCAACCTCAAGTTCCCCGACAAGCTCTTCTCCGGCGCCGCCCAGGTCGAGGCGAGGCTCGCCTCCTTCCCGGAGGTCGCGGCCTGGGGCGGCCGCCTGCACATGACCGGGATGGTCTCGGCGCCCAAGGACTCCGCGGGCGTGCTCATCTGCGGGGTCGAGCCCGGGAGGGAGGCGAAGGTCACCGCGATGAGCACCTACCTTTCCGAAGGGGCCTATCTCCCGCGCGCGGACTCCGTCTACCTCGGCGAACGGCTCGCGCGCCAGCTCGGTCTGAAGGCCGGCGGGGAGGTCGTGCTCCTCGCCGCCGCCGTCGACGGGAGCATGGGCGCCGAGCGCTTCCGCCTCGACGGGATCTTCCGCTCGGGCAGCGCGACCTTCGACGGGCAGATCGTCTACGTCCCGCTCGCCTCCCTGCAGCGGATGCTGGCGGCCGAGGGACGCATCAACAACCTGGTCGTGCGGCTCAAGGACCCGGAGCTCGCCGGGGAGGTCCGCGGGCGGCTCGGCCCGCGTCTGGCGGGCCTGCCCGTGAAGGCGCTCTCCTGGGAGGAGATCGATCATGAGATCGTGGGCATCCGCCGCTATCAGGACGCCCTGCTCGCCGTCGTGCTCGCCGTCGTCTTCGGCATCGTGGCCCTCGGCGTCGTGGACACGATGATGATGTCGATGTTCGAGCGCGTGCGCGAGTTCGGCCTGCTGATGGCTCTGGGGGCGCGGCCCGGCTTCGTCGTCCGGCTCATCCTCGCCGAATCCTTCCTCCTCTGCCTGCTCGGCGCCGCGCTGGGCCTCGCGGGCGGGGCGGCGCTCATCCTGCACTACGGCCGCAGCGGCCTCGAGCTTCCCATCAAGGACGCGATCGGCTACTTCATCCCTTTCGACCCCGTCCTGCGGCTGCGCTTCAGTTGGGGCAAGCACCTGGCGGCCCTGGCCGGGGTCCTTCTGACGGGCGCCGTGGGCGGACTCGTCCCGGCGCTCAAGGCCTCGCGGATGCGGCCCACCGAATCGCTGAGGCATCTGTGA
- a CDS encoding SDR family NAD(P)-dependent oxidoreductase — protein MNDAAFEGKVVLVTGGSRGVGLAAARLFLREKAKLVLVARDAARLETARRELSALGEVRVVAGDAAEESSAKAAVAAALEGFGRLDALVNNAGTALARSVAETTAADWDRVMAVNARGPFLFCREALAAMAKCGSRGKIVNVASVSGTMGTAMASAYSASKAALIGFTKALAKEGARVGVNANCVAPGAIDTEMFQKDTLDVLAARFKKDREALLKSVVSAIPLGRLLRPEEVAELVVFLCSAKADGITGQVYRIDGGTDIH, from the coding sequence ATGAATGACGCGGCTTTCGAAGGGAAGGTCGTCCTCGTCACCGGCGGCTCGCGCGGGGTCGGCCTCGCGGCCGCGCGCCTCTTCCTGCGGGAGAAAGCGAAGCTCGTGCTGGTCGCCCGCGACGCCGCGCGCCTCGAGACGGCGCGCCGCGAGCTCTCCGCGCTCGGGGAGGTCCGCGTCGTCGCCGGGGACGCCGCCGAGGAGTCCTCCGCGAAGGCGGCGGTGGCCGCCGCGCTCGAGGGCTTCGGCCGGCTCGACGCGCTGGTCAACAACGCGGGGACGGCGCTGGCCCGCTCCGTCGCCGAGACGACGGCCGCCGACTGGGACCGGGTCATGGCCGTCAACGCCCGCGGGCCCTTCCTCTTCTGCCGGGAGGCGCTCGCGGCGATGGCGAAGTGCGGCTCCCGGGGGAAGATCGTGAACGTGGCCTCGGTCTCCGGGACCATGGGCACCGCCATGGCCTCGGCCTACTCGGCCTCGAAGGCGGCCCTCATCGGGTTCACGAAGGCGCTGGCCAAGGAGGGGGCCCGCGTCGGGGTGAACGCCAACTGCGTCGCGCCGGGGGCCATCGACACCGAGATGTTCCAGAAGGACACCCTCGACGTCCTCGCCGCCAGGTTCAAGAAGGACCGCGAGGCCCTGCTGAAGAGCGTGGTCTCCGCCATCCCTCTCGGGCGCCTGCTCCGGCCCGAAGAGGTCGCCGAGCTCGTGGTCTTCCTCTGCTCCGCGAAAGCCGACGGCATCACCGGCCAGGTCTACCGCATCGACGGCGGGACGGACATCCATTGA
- a CDS encoding insulinase family protein, giving the protein MRIPPSLLEAARRRDARLQRPAGVPAAVQRDPACSATALVLTLRDGTAYESAERWGAAHLLERVAFRGTARFPSRYEVLRHLERFGGRVLAHPTRETASFQAKVPCGREAEALELLGELLLRPMLRPEAVGSERRAAAEERLRELEDPGRFVSALLEGALLLPEASARPPAADAEALSALDADALREWARGGWQRGALVAAVCGNPPADMESRLNEALSAFPEGPGRERSAVVSKPAWAGARALWCPSRGEGPVRLELGWRFPVRGERERACWEALDAMLGTGRTSLLNLILRERESVASSCATRLLLRGKDALFTVALALGERELPRVLPLIDGLLVELASRRVDAALFDEAVARRATDLLFTTEDPLETARSHAASLLERGVPAAFGERFAELERASFEGAAALVAEHLRPGARTVALMGGAKPPAAAFPGLVEVPRSPEGSVRWR; this is encoded by the coding sequence GTGAGGATCCCTCCCTCCCTGCTCGAGGCGGCGCGCCGGCGCGACGCGCGTCTGCAGCGTCCGGCCGGCGTCCCCGCGGCGGTGCAGCGCGACCCCGCCTGTTCCGCGACGGCGCTGGTGCTGACCCTGCGCGACGGGACGGCCTACGAGAGCGCCGAGCGCTGGGGCGCGGCCCATCTCCTGGAGCGCGTGGCTTTCCGCGGCACCGCGCGCTTCCCCTCGCGCTACGAGGTCCTGCGCCACCTCGAACGCTTCGGCGGCCGCGTCCTCGCGCATCCGACCCGGGAGACCGCGTCCTTCCAGGCGAAGGTCCCCTGCGGCCGCGAGGCGGAGGCGCTCGAGCTCCTCGGCGAGCTCCTGCTCCGGCCCATGCTGCGGCCCGAGGCCGTGGGCTCGGAGCGGAGGGCCGCCGCCGAGGAGCGCCTGCGCGAGCTCGAGGATCCGGGCCGCTTCGTTTCCGCGCTCCTCGAGGGGGCGCTGCTGCTCCCCGAGGCTTCGGCGCGCCCTCCGGCGGCGGACGCCGAGGCGCTCTCCGCGCTCGACGCCGACGCGCTGCGAGAATGGGCCCGGGGCGGATGGCAGCGCGGCGCCCTCGTCGCGGCGGTCTGCGGCAACCCTCCCGCGGACATGGAGAGCCGCCTCAACGAGGCGCTCTCCGCCTTCCCGGAGGGGCCCGGCCGCGAGCGTTCGGCCGTCGTGTCCAAGCCCGCCTGGGCCGGCGCCCGCGCGCTCTGGTGCCCCTCGCGCGGCGAGGGACCGGTCCGCCTGGAGCTGGGCTGGCGCTTCCCCGTGCGCGGAGAGCGCGAGCGCGCCTGCTGGGAGGCGCTCGACGCGATGCTCGGGACCGGCCGCACGAGCCTCCTCAACTTGATCCTGCGCGAGCGCGAGAGCGTGGCCTCCTCCTGCGCGACGCGCCTCCTCTTGCGCGGCAAGGACGCCCTCTTCACGGTCGCGCTCGCGCTCGGCGAGCGCGAGCTCCCGCGCGTCCTGCCCCTCATCGACGGGCTGCTCGTCGAACTCGCCTCGCGGCGGGTCGACGCGGCGCTCTTCGACGAGGCCGTCGCCCGCCGCGCGACGGACCTCCTCTTCACGACGGAGGACCCGCTGGAGACCGCACGCAGCCACGCGGCCTCGCTGCTCGAGCGCGGAGTCCCCGCCGCCTTCGGCGAGCGCTTCGCCGAGCTCGAACGGGCCTCCTTCGAGGGGGCCGCCGCCCTGGTCGCCGAGCACCTGCGCCCGGGCGCGCGGACGGTCGCGCTCATGGGCGGCGCCAAGCCGCCCGCGGCCGCCTTCCCCGGGCTCGTCGAGGTCCCGCGGAGCCCCGAGGGCTCCGTCCGCTGGAGATAA
- a CDS encoding 4-hydroxythreonine-4-phosphate dehydrogenase PdxA gives MKRNGQGGRRVRTAAAALPVLAFTCGDPAGVGPRVAVAALRDARVRRSCLPLAVGPRAVFVRAGWTPRLCPLLDLGSCGRIPVGGPSAEGGRVSWLSVLRAFELCARGLADGLVTAPVSKEAWRMAGAPYLDHTAALLDLSGAGRVAMMLCAPAAPRPLRATLVTRHVPYARVPALLTRGALREAAELTLESLRRDLGLRRPRVGVCALNPHAGENGLLGDEERRLLLPALRALRREGLPLEGPLPADAAWAAHAEGRFDALLALYHDQALIPLKLAARYGAVNWTLGLPFTRVSPMHGTAYDAARSGRIDPSGMIAAAVFAAEISSRKARS, from the coding sequence ATGAAGCGAAACGGGCAAGGCGGCCGTCGCGTGAGGACTGCGGCGGCCGCCTTGCCCGTCCTCGCCTTCACCTGCGGCGATCCGGCCGGCGTCGGTCCCCGCGTCGCCGTCGCGGCGCTTCGCGACGCGCGCGTACGCCGCTCCTGCCTCCCGCTCGCCGTCGGCCCGCGCGCCGTCTTCGTGCGCGCCGGCTGGACCCCGCGCCTGTGCCCCCTGCTCGACCTCGGCTCCTGCGGGCGCATCCCGGTCGGGGGGCCGAGCGCCGAGGGCGGACGGGTCTCCTGGCTCTCCGTGCTCCGGGCCTTCGAGCTCTGCGCCCGGGGGCTGGCGGACGGCCTGGTGACGGCGCCGGTCTCCAAGGAGGCCTGGCGCATGGCCGGCGCCCCCTACCTCGACCACACGGCCGCGCTCCTGGACCTGAGCGGCGCGGGGCGCGTCGCGATGATGCTCTGCGCGCCTGCCGCTCCCCGTCCGCTGCGCGCGACGCTCGTCACCCGCCACGTCCCCTACGCCCGGGTGCCCGCCCTTCTGACCCGCGGGGCCCTCCGCGAGGCCGCCGAGCTCACGCTCGAGTCGCTGCGCCGAGACCTGGGGCTGCGGCGGCCGCGCGTAGGCGTCTGCGCGCTCAACCCGCATGCCGGCGAGAACGGCCTCCTCGGGGACGAGGAGAGGCGGCTCCTGCTCCCCGCGCTGAGGGCGCTGCGACGCGAGGGCCTCCCGCTCGAAGGGCCGCTGCCTGCGGACGCCGCTTGGGCCGCGCACGCGGAGGGCCGCTTCGACGCCCTGCTCGCCCTCTATCACGACCAGGCCCTCATCCCGCTCAAGCTCGCGGCCCGCTACGGGGCCGTCAATTGGACGCTCGGACTGCCTTTCACGCGCGTCTCCCCGATGCACGGGACGGCGTACGACGCGGCCCGCTCGGGACGCATCGACCCCTCCGGCATGATCGCCGCGGCCGTCTTCGCAGCGGAGATCTCATCCAGGAAGGCGCGTTCATGA